From Pleuronectes platessa chromosome 17, fPlePla1.1, whole genome shotgun sequence, one genomic window encodes:
- the tatdn3 gene encoding putative deoxyribonuclease tatdn3, with protein sequence MELGFVDSHCHISAREFEQDLEDVMQRSRQAGVETLIAVTEEVGEFSRLLQLQQRYPDVVAPCFGVHPLQGGEGPEQRSARPQDLDAALPLLYANRERLVAVGEIGLDFTPWRAPTQQDRDDQMSVFVKQLDVAKELDLPVNVHSRSAARVTIETMRQQGISRALLHNFAGKPSVALEGVKAGYLFSFPPAVCRNQQRDKLIRAIPLEHICLETDSPALGLDKHGRNEPCNIVLCCRYIAHVKGLSAQTVQLVTAQNAYRLFPGADTQQRTHTQTHTHTHTVLKSTVWPEEGEEFYDEELCKRRGVF encoded by the exons ATGGAACTCGGCTTCGTTGACTCTCACTGTCACATCTCGGCCCGGGAGTTTGAGCAG GATCTGGAGGATGTGATGCAGAGGAGCAGACAG GCTGGGGTAGAGACTCTGATTGCTGTAACAGAAGAAGTCGGGGAGTTCAGCAGACTTCTCCAGCTGCAACAACG TTATCCAGATGTGGTGGCTCCGTGTTTCGGGGTCCATCCTCTGCAGGGCGGCGAGGGGCCCGAGCAGCGCAGCGCCAGGCCTCAG GACCTGGATGCTGCTCTGCCGCTGCTCTACGCAAACAGAGAACGCCTTGTTGCTGTAGGAGag ATCGGTTTAGACTTCACACCGTGGCGAGCTCCCACTCAGCAGGACCGAGACGACCAGATGAGCGTGTTCGTTAAACAGCTCGACGTCGCCAAGGAGCTGGACCTTCCTGT GAACGTCCACTCCCGATCAGCCGCTAGAGTCACCATCGAGACCATGAGACAACAGG GTATCAGTCGCGCTCTGCTGCATAACTTTGCAGGGAAGCCGTCGGTGGCTCTGGAAGGTGTGAAGGCCGGTTACCTCTTCTCCTTCCCACCTGCTGTCTGCAGAAACCAGCAG agagacaaactgaTCAGAGCGATCCCACTGGAGCACATCTGTCTGGAAACCGACTCTCCTGCCCTGGGGCTCGACAAGCAC GGGAGGAACGAGCCCTGTAACATCGTCCTGTGCTGCCGGTACATCGCCCACGTCAAAGGTCTGTCTGCTCAAACCGTTCAGCTCGTCACAGCACAGAATGCATACAGACTGTTCCCCGGGGCTGACACGCAacaacgaacacacacacaaacacacacacacacacacacagttctgaaATCTACAGTTTGGCCTGAGGAGGGGGAAGAGTTTTATGATGAGGAGTTATGCAAAAGACGCGGCGTGTTTTGA
- the batf3 gene encoding basic leucine zipper transcriptional factor ATF-like 3, which yields MSESKDDHLWDTCVSSEDEGRRMKRREKNRVAAQKSRKRQTQRADLLHEACELLEQRNQKLRTEVDSLSEEQRLLTEALSAHESQCPMMHCFFSSSGLQPDNMAACSV from the exons ATGTCAGAGAGCAAGGACGACCACCTGTGGGACACGTGTGTG agttcaGAGGACgaaggaaggaggatgaagaggcgAGAGAAAAACAGAGTTGCAGCTCAGAAGAGTCgcaagagacaaacacagagagccgACCTGCTGcatgag gcctgtgagctgctggagcagaGGAACCAGAAGCTGAGGACCGag gTGGATTCTCTGTCCGAGGAGCAGCGCCTCCTGACTGAAGCGCTCTCCGCCCACGAGTCTCAGTGTCCCATGATGCACTGCTTCTTCTCCTCGTCCGGCCTGCAGCCTGACAACATGGCCGCCTGCTCAGTctga
- the nsl1 gene encoding kinetochore-associated protein NSL1 homolog — translation METEEFRVPVATKKQVTELVDKYKDILKTALDGQTDVPEDTRRVLLQELLMNFEAAVQDNVLVNGKPWEEAPDAEEDESADLESLLDDTIVETTRRRRTYPRQILPHVVHSLKAERKVMGLYEQAVRPQEVARDPDQENIMTDLSAAAPEMVKQAIQVIKSISTLQKQAEGLCEILNMKPSHTSLEIHREVFSCTGQSDAPTLATGTAAENRQPIGLAVEEAVASECYVPLAKRPGHPVGGAEPEPSTF, via the exons ATGGAGACGGAAGAGTTCCGAGTCCCGGTGGCGACGAAGAAACAAGTGACGGAGCTGGTGGACAAAtacaaagacattttaaaaaccgCGCTGGACGGACAGACGGATGTCCCCGAGGACACGCGACGGGTTTtactgcaggagctgctgatg AACTTTGAAGCTGCTGTTCAGGACAACGTGTTGGTGAATGGAAAACCTTGGGAGGAAGCACCTGACGCTGAGG AGGACGAGTCGGCTGATCTGGAAAGCCTCCTGGATGACACCATCGTTGAGACCACCAGGAGGCGCCGTACTTACCCCAGACAGATCCTGCCTCACGTGGTCCACTCCCTCAAGGCTGAGCGTAAAGTCATG GGGCTTTATGAACAAGCAGTCCGACCCCAGGAGGTGGCCAGAGACCCTGATCAAG AGAACATCATGACTGATTTGTCCGCTGCAGCTCCTGAGATGGTGAAACAGGCCATCCAGGTTATCAAG TCGATCAGCACTCTGCAGAAGCAGGCCGAGGGCCTGTGTGAGATCCTCAACATGAAGCCCAGCCACACCAGCCTGGAGATCCACAGAGAAGTGTTCAGCTGCACCGGCCAATCAGACGCTCCGACGCTGGCCACGGgcacagcagcagagaacagGCAGCCAATCGGGCTAGCCGTAGAAGAAGCGGTGGCCTCAGAATGCTACGTGCCTCTCGCCAAGAGACCCGGTCACCCTGTGGGGGGGGCTGAACCAGAGCCGAGCACTTTCTGA
- the LOC128460562 gene encoding spermatogenesis-associated protein 45-like, whose product MSGREEPALLQLNLRRETWCQVEGDSGQSWDRTERRHHRGHLRTSPVLLAALTTGPQTGGGRSERLPPVKLPERRHFEESYKSHLV is encoded by the exons ATGTCGGGCCGCGAGGAGCcggctctgctgcagctcaaccTGCGGAGGGAGACGTGGTGTCAGGTGGAGGGGGACAGTGGACAGTCCTGGGACAGGACGGAGAGGAGGCACCACCGCGGTCACCTGAGGACCAGCCCGGTGCTGCTCGCCGCTCTGACCACGGGGCCCCAGACCGGGGGGGGGAGGTCCGAGCGGCTGCCCCCGGTCAAGCTTCCGGAGAGAAGGCACTTTGAAGAGAGCT ATAAATCACACCTGGTGTAA
- the atf3 gene encoding cyclic AMP-dependent transcription factor ATF-3 has protein sequence MMLQHSGPSLADISYSALVPCLSPPGSLTLDDFTNYTPMVKEELRLAIQTKRLSNGLSVDMSSDGASSCSDRAFDEPARGSGVNRESMVEEPDRRKRRRERNKVAAAKCRNKKKEKTETLQQESEKLESVNSDLKAQIEELKQQKQQLVYMLNLHRPTCIVRAVNGQTPEDERNLFMQHIKESTLQLHNITSSSTASTTSSISSISSMSTLSPLDGGLLSLDHIHCPGDL, from the exons ATGATGCTGCAGCACTCGGGTCCCTCGCTGGCCGACATCAGCTACTCCGCCCTGGTGCCCTGCCTGTCCCCACCCGGCAGCCTCACCCTGGACGACTTCACCAACTACACCCCCATGGTGAAAGAGGAGCTGCGGCTCGCCATCCAGACCAAGCGCCTGTCCAACGGGCTCAGCGTGGACATGAGCTCGGACGGGGCCAGCTCCTGCTCGGACCGGGCCTTCGACGAGCCCGCCCGAGGATCCGGGGTCAATAGAGAG TCGATGGTTGAGGAGCCCGAccggaggaaaaggaggagagagaggaacaaggTCGCTGCTGCAAAGTGTCGCaacaagaagaaggagaagaccGAGACTCTGCAGCAG GAGTCGGAGAAGCTGGAGTCGGTGAACTCGGACCTGAAGGCTCAGATcgaggagctgaagcagcagaagcagcagctggtcTACATGCTCAACCTGCACCGGCCCACCTGCATCGTGCGGGCGGTGAACGGCCAGACGCCCGAGGACGAGAGGAACCTCTTCATGCAGCACATCAAGGAGAGCACCTTACAACTCCAcaacatcacctcctcctccaccgcctccaccacctcctccatctcctccatctcctccatgtccaCACTGTCCCCCCTCGACGGAGGACTCCTGTCCCTCGACCACATTCACTGTCCCGGTGACCTATGA